In Pirellula sp. SH-Sr6A, the DNA window TCGAGGCTCGCAGGAGAGCGACACCACCACCAGGGAGGATACCTTCTTCGATCGCAGCTCGGGTAGCATGCAACGCGTCTTCAACACGTGCCTTCTTTTCCTTCATTTCGCTTTCGGTCGCCGCTCCGACGTTCACCTTGGCAACGCCACCGGCGAGCTTCGCCAATCGCTCTTCGAGCTTCTCGCGATCGTAATCGCTGGTGGTGTTTTCGATTTCGCGTCGGATCTGATCGATACGAGCCTTGATGTCGCTCGCTTTGCCAGCTCCTTCAATGATCGTGGTATTGTCTTTGTCGACAATCACCTTCTTTGCACGACCGAGGTCTGCGAGGGTAAGAGAATCGAGCTTCTTGCCGAGAGCTTCGAAGACAGGGGTGGCATTGGTCAAGATGCCGATGTCTTCCATCATTGCCTTGCGACGATCACCGTAGCCCGGTGCCTTCACGGCGACAACGTTGAGCGTACCGCGGAGGCGATTGATCACCAACGTCGCCAAAGCTTCCCCTTCGACTTCTTCGGCGATGATCAACAAAGGCTTGCCTTGTTGAACCACTTGCTCGAGGACAGGGACCAAATCCTTGATGTTGGAGATTTTCTTCTCGTAAACCAAGATGTACGGATCTTCGAGGACGGCTTCCATCGTTCCGGGATCGGTGACGAAGTAAGGCGAGAGGTATCCACGATCGAATTGCATCCCTTCGACGAATTCGAGTTCGTCGTGGAGGCTCTTTCCTTCGTCGACGGTAACAACCCCGTCCTTACCCACTCGTTCCATCGCGTCGGCCAAGAGGTTTCCGATCGCTCGATCGTTGTTGGCAGCGATGGTTGCGACGTTTGCCATTTCGGCTTTGTCTTTGATCTTGATCGACATCTTTCGGAGTTTCTCCGTGATGTCGGTAACAGCCGCTTCGATCCCCGATTTCATTTGGATGGGGTTAACGCCAGCGACGACGGCCTTGAGGCCTTCGTTGAAAATGGCTTCAGCCATGACCGTCGCGGTCGTGGTTCCGTCACCAGCCACGTCGCTCGTCTTCGAGGCGACTTCACGGACCATGCGTGCGCCCATGTTCTCGTAAACGTCTTCCAAGTCGATTTCCTTGGCGACCGTTACACCGTCTTTGGTCACGGTGGGGCTGCCAAAGCTCTTCTGCAGAATCACGTTGCGGCCGCGTGGCCCAAGCGTGACCTTGACCGCGCGAGCGAGCTTGCTGACCCCGCGGCGGATTGCTTCCCGTGCTTCCTGATCAAAAGCGATAATCTTTGCCATCGAAAAATACTCCGTATGTAACTATTAAGTTGTACTGGGTTGGTCTGAAACCGAGTGTTGGTCTGAAACCGAGTGTTGGTCTGAAACCGAGTGTTGGTCTGAAACCGAGTGCTCGGATTGGATCTGGCCGGGATTAGCCGAGAACTGCAAGAACTTCGCTTTCGTTCATCAACAGATATTCTTCCCCGTCGACCTCGATGTTCTCGCCTGCGTAACTGGTGAAGAGAACGAGATCCCCTACTTTGACTTGCAACACCGATCGACTGCCATTTTCGAGCATGCGGCCATCGCCGACGCTAACCACTTTGCCGCGGGTGGGGCGATCCTTGGCACTATCTGGCAAGAAAATTCCTCCGCTTGTCTTTTCCTGGGATACTTCGCGTTGAACGACGATGCGATCTCCGAGCGGAACAAGCTTCACCTTGGACTTCTCTTTTGTTGCGGCCATGTAGTAGGACTCCGTTGAGGGTGTATCGGAAAGGGAACTTCAATCGACGGTTGGCGGCACGAAGCCTCGATTGCGAATGGGCCACGCCAAAACGGCACGCCCAGATCGGAAGGAAGCTCGACGGAGCAATCCGTGTGCCATTCCGATTTTTGGCTGGGGCGATTGCCGCTTGAAATTCGCCACAAATCCTTGCAGGCTCATTGTTTCCCACGCGATCGCAGCTCAGAATAGACGGGTGTAAGCGTCGAACTTTTCCCTGGAATCCTTGAGAATGCCGATCCGTGTCACCTGCCAATGCGGCCAGACCCTTTCCGTTCCCGACGAAATGGCTGGCAAGAGTGGACGTTGTCCCAAGTGCAAAGGGGGCTTGAAGGTCCCTGCAA includes these proteins:
- the groL gene encoding chaperonin GroEL (60 kDa chaperone family; promotes refolding of misfolded polypeptides especially under stressful conditions; forms two stacked rings of heptamers to form a barrel-shaped 14mer; ends can be capped by GroES; misfolded proteins enter the barrel where they are refolded when GroES binds) — encoded protein: MAKIIAFDQEAREAIRRGVSKLARAVKVTLGPRGRNVILQKSFGSPTVTKDGVTVAKEIDLEDVYENMGARMVREVASKTSDVAGDGTTTATVMAEAIFNEGLKAVVAGVNPIQMKSGIEAAVTDITEKLRKMSIKIKDKAEMANVATIAANNDRAIGNLLADAMERVGKDGVVTVDEGKSLHDELEFVEGMQFDRGYLSPYFVTDPGTMEAVLEDPYILVYEKKISNIKDLVPVLEQVVQQGKPLLIIAEEVEGEALATLVINRLRGTLNVVAVKAPGYGDRRKAMMEDIGILTNATPVFEALGKKLDSLTLADLGRAKKVIVDKDNTTIIEGAGKASDIKARIDQIRREIENTTSDYDREKLEERLAKLAGGVAKVNVGAATESEMKEKKARVEDALHATRAAIEEGILPGGGVALLRASTQVQPAESLSQDEVTGYNIVLRACRAPLTMIAANAGQDGGIVCSKVAEAKGNNGYNALTNVYEDMVKAGVIDPTKVTRTALANAASVSTLLLTSDALIAEKPKDDHGKKGGGGHGGDYDMY
- the groES gene encoding co-chaperone GroES, with amino-acid sequence MAATKEKSKVKLVPLGDRIVVQREVSQEKTSGGIFLPDSAKDRPTRGKVVSVGDGRMLENGSRSVLQVKVGDLVLFTSYAGENIEVDGEEYLLMNESEVLAVLG